A window from Sulfuricurvum sp. encodes these proteins:
- the flgA gene encoding flagellar basal body P-ring formation chaperone FlgA: MKRLLILLLFCLRLSAYELSENYEFTDYTVYSDDLVPNIPKKFEILQIPADKNQYRIDAQIIAKTFELNGFELNISKTRYINFTRHSPIDFTPIKQQLAQMLTEFYPTIHIQEIIITPRGYLAKLGKNVHGEFDKRFYQNATGTFYILDNEGLRHYLDYTVNATLGVLHTNQKVSRKESLNGFNTLLKTIPFQSFKDKPLTALPAHPSRFRSSLKPMQLLTLRNIEEIPLVLKNTPVTVELQNGAVVIEFEATATQEGLLYDIITIQKNDGKRAKAKVIGENRVELQ; encoded by the coding sequence ATGAAACGACTCCTCATTTTACTTCTTTTTTGTCTCCGCCTCAGTGCTTATGAATTGAGCGAAAATTATGAATTTACCGACTATACCGTCTATTCGGATGATCTCGTTCCCAACATACCTAAAAAGTTTGAAATTCTGCAAATTCCTGCCGATAAAAATCAATATCGTATCGATGCTCAGATTATTGCCAAAACCTTTGAATTAAACGGGTTTGAGCTCAATATTTCAAAAACCCGTTATATCAATTTTACCCGTCACAGCCCGATAGACTTTACACCGATCAAACAGCAGTTGGCACAAATGCTTACTGAGTTTTATCCGACAATCCATATTCAAGAGATCATCATCACCCCGCGTGGTTATTTAGCAAAGCTCGGTAAAAACGTTCACGGTGAGTTTGATAAACGATTTTATCAAAATGCTACAGGGACGTTTTATATCCTCGACAATGAAGGGCTCAGACATTATCTCGATTACACCGTCAATGCCACGCTCGGTGTACTCCATACCAACCAAAAGGTATCTCGAAAAGAGAGCCTGAACGGATTTAATACTCTGCTCAAAACCATCCCCTTCCAATCGTTCAAAGACAAGCCTCTTACGGCACTTCCCGCACACCCTTCTCGGTTTCGCTCCAGCCTCAAGCCTATGCAGCTTTTAACGCTGCGAAATATCGAAGAGATCCCCTTGGTTTTAAAAAATACTCCGGTAACGGTTGAACTCCAAAACGGAGCGGTTGTCATAGAGTTTGAGGCCACCGCAACACAAGAGGGGCTACTCTATGATATTATTACAATCCAAAAAAATGACGGCAAACGCGCCAAAGCCAAAGTGATCGGAGAAAATCGGGTGGAACTTCAATGA
- a CDS encoding UbiX family flavin prenyltransferase, protein MKIVVGISGASGAALGLKLLHTLPSEVQKHLILSEHAQVVLDKEENLKVHQNNEIWASVASGSYGADAMIITPCSMNTLAKIACGIADNLITRAAAVMIKERRTLILAPREIPFSPIALENMHKLSMLGVIIAPPVLAYYGEQNSLEEMENFMIGKWFDLLGIPNDLYKRWSDHNA, encoded by the coding sequence ATGAAAATCGTCGTAGGGATCAGCGGTGCAAGCGGTGCGGCTCTAGGACTTAAACTCTTGCACACCCTCCCGTCCGAGGTTCAAAAGCATCTTATCCTTTCCGAACATGCCCAAGTAGTCTTGGACAAAGAAGAGAACCTGAAGGTTCACCAAAACAACGAAATATGGGCATCGGTCGCATCCGGTTCCTATGGTGCCGATGCGATGATTATTACCCCGTGCAGTATGAATACACTCGCGAAAATCGCCTGCGGTATTGCCGATAATCTTATTACCCGTGCAGCTGCAGTGATGATCAAAGAACGACGCACCCTCATACTCGCTCCGCGTGAGATACCGTTTTCACCGATCGCATTGGAAAACATGCATAAACTTTCCATGCTGGGAGTTATTATCGCTCCCCCGGTATTGGCCTATTACGGTGAGCAAAACAGCCTTGAAGAGATGGAAAATTTTATGATCGGAAAATGGTTCGATCTTCTCGGCATACCAAACGATCTCTATAAACGCTGGAGTGATCACAATGCATAA
- the coaD gene encoding pantetheine-phosphate adenylyltransferase has translation MHKIALYPGTFDPITNGHFDIIERAIKLFDEVIVAVADSQEKKPMFTLQERVDMVKLSVRGLERVQVVGFDNLTVELANTLGATVLIRGLRAVSDFEFELQLGYLNNSLDPNIETVYLMPKLKHAFISSSIVRNLLKFNGKTEHLLPAPVQNVIWSMKSCTLP, from the coding sequence ATGCATAAAATTGCACTTTATCCGGGTACATTTGACCCTATCACAAACGGACATTTCGACATTATTGAGCGGGCGATCAAACTGTTTGACGAAGTGATTGTTGCGGTTGCAGACTCCCAGGAAAAAAAACCGATGTTTACGTTACAAGAGCGAGTCGATATGGTTAAACTGTCAGTCAGAGGTTTAGAACGGGTTCAGGTTGTCGGCTTTGATAATCTTACGGTTGAACTCGCAAACACACTTGGAGCCACCGTTCTCATACGCGGACTTCGTGCCGTCAGTGATTTTGAGTTTGAACTGCAATTAGGGTATCTTAACAACTCCCTCGATCCCAATATCGAAACCGTCTATTTGATGCCGAAGCTCAAACATGCCTTTATCAGCTCATCCATTGTCCGTAATCTGTTGAAATTTAACGGCAAAACGGAGCATCTCCTCCCCGCACCGGTCCAAAACGTTATCTGGAGTATGAAATCATGTACATTGCCATAG
- the tmk gene encoding dTMP kinase: MYIAIEGIDTAGKSTQIEALRSHFPDALITKEPGGTAAGLEIRNMVLHGNLKSKTAELLLFLADRAEHTEAVILPNMNRLIISDRSAVSGMAYASVQNLCDESTLVLLNRLATNGTLPDTVFILKLTPDELANRLNQKEHDVIESRGIDYLLSIQESLIVSAYALGIQTHVIDATQSIDIITNEITTLIKGAL, from the coding sequence ATGTACATTGCCATAGAGGGGATCGATACTGCCGGAAAAAGCACTCAAATCGAAGCACTCCGATCACACTTTCCGGATGCTCTGATTACCAAAGAACCGGGTGGTACTGCTGCAGGTCTTGAAATCCGCAACATGGTCTTACACGGAAATCTCAAAAGCAAAACAGCAGAGCTTTTACTCTTTTTAGCGGATCGTGCCGAACATACCGAAGCTGTAATATTACCCAATATGAACAGACTTATTATCAGCGACCGTTCCGCTGTTTCGGGAATGGCATATGCCAGTGTCCAGAACTTATGTGATGAATCGACCCTTGTCCTGCTTAACCGTCTCGCGACCAACGGAACTTTGCCGGACACGGTTTTTATCCTTAAACTCACACCCGACGAACTTGCAAATCGTTTGAATCAAAAAGAGCATGACGTGATTGAATCACGTGGGATTGACTATCTGCTATCGATTCAAGAGTCTCTAATCGTATCCGCCTATGCATTGGGAATTCAAACCCATGTAATCGATGCGACACAATCTATCGATATAATTACGAATGAAATTACCACCCTTATCAAAGGAGCCTTATGA
- the hisS gene encoding histidine--tRNA ligase gives MIQSLRGMNDILSEDYERFEYFLATASTIAKRYGFHYIETPLLEETALFKRSVGESSDIVGKEMYQFTDKGENDVCLRPEGTAGVVRAFVQHKLDKKGGIHRFYYHGPMFRYERPQKGRLREFHQFGVESFGVASVYEDALMIMMVADILKALGIGYRLKLNSLGDQNCMPAYREKLVSFIESCGDAICGDCERRKLTNPIRVLDCKNEACQSLYVNAPKLIHNLCDGCQSDFDTLKSILDQHAIAYEIDTNLVRGLDYYSKTAFEFVSDNIGSQSAIAGGGRYDRLIEFLDGKPTPAVGFALGIERLMELIVMPEPQREGYYFGAMDAEAITPVLLAAEKIRRTQKAVVEYEPRSLKAHLKGADRINARYCAVIGENELAHNTIWIKDLVEKSESVIPINELL, from the coding sequence ATGATCCAATCTCTGCGCGGAATGAACGATATCCTCTCCGAGGACTATGAACGTTTTGAATATTTTTTAGCCACAGCTTCCACTATCGCCAAACGATACGGGTTTCATTACATCGAAACTCCCCTGCTCGAAGAAACGGCTCTGTTCAAACGCTCCGTCGGAGAATCCAGCGATATCGTCGGCAAAGAGATGTATCAATTCACCGATAAAGGGGAAAACGATGTCTGCCTTCGGCCGGAAGGGACAGCAGGAGTCGTCCGTGCATTTGTCCAGCACAAACTGGATAAAAAAGGGGGAATCCACCGTTTTTATTACCACGGTCCAATGTTCCGATACGAACGCCCCCAGAAAGGTCGCCTAAGAGAGTTTCACCAGTTCGGCGTAGAAAGCTTTGGTGTTGCATCGGTCTATGAAGACGCGTTGATGATCATGATGGTCGCCGATATTCTCAAAGCGCTCGGAATCGGGTACCGCCTGAAGCTCAACTCCCTCGGAGACCAAAACTGCATGCCCGCGTATCGCGAAAAACTCGTTTCCTTTATCGAGAGCTGTGGAGACGCGATCTGCGGCGATTGCGAACGACGTAAACTGACCAATCCGATCCGTGTGCTCGATTGTAAAAACGAAGCGTGTCAGAGTCTATACGTCAATGCTCCAAAACTTATCCATAATCTGTGCGATGGATGCCAAAGCGATTTCGATACCCTAAAATCCATTTTGGACCAACATGCTATCGCCTATGAAATCGATACCAACCTCGTCCGTGGATTGGATTATTATTCTAAAACCGCATTCGAATTTGTCAGTGATAACATCGGGAGCCAAAGCGCTATCGCCGGAGGCGGGCGCTATGACCGACTGATCGAATTTCTGGATGGAAAACCGACTCCCGCGGTCGGTTTTGCACTCGGAATCGAGCGATTGATGGAACTCATCGTCATGCCTGAGCCACAACGCGAGGGATACTATTTCGGTGCTATGGATGCAGAAGCGATCACCCCTGTCCTTTTGGCTGCTGAAAAAATTCGACGCACCCAAAAAGCTGTCGTAGAATACGAGCCGCGTTCACTAAAAGCGCATCTTAAGGGAGCTGATCGCATCAATGCACGCTATTGTGCCGTGATCGGGGAAAATGAGCTTGCTCATAACACGATTTGGATTAAAGATTTGGTTGAAAAATCTGAGTCAGTCATCCCTATAAACGAACTTCTCTAA